The proteins below come from a single Candidatus Kirkpatrickella diaphorinae genomic window:
- a CDS encoding 2-oxoglutarate dehydrogenase E1 component, with amino-acid sequence MGRDGFIPDALNGANASYLADLHNRWLTDPASVDPSFVPLFGALAGGKAENIAKDHGDAAPSMARPARADTLWDALPDWAEKPSLLDEEVVKAREAAPASPDGALISAARDSIRAMELIRAYRVRGHFQAVLDPLNLKTAPIHADLDPASYGFTAAEMERPIYLGHFAEDLLPDTPAPTMHVLLAALRETYCGPIGFEYMHIQDPEKRQWLQSRIEADNWRHLFSAAQKQEILSQLTAAEGFESFCHRRYSGTKRFGLEGSEVTIPVLHGLMARASIHGTRSVSLGMAHRGRLNVMANVVQKPFAAIFSEFAGGSFKPQDVQGSGDVKYHLGTAATLQVQGRDMRVTLLPNPSHLEAVNPVVVGRVRALQDLDGCVGRESRVAHLAIQIHGDAAFAGQGVVYETMAMSELVGYRTGGTVHLVINNQIGFTTMSAHAYSGLYCTDIAKSVQAPILHVNGDEPEAAAYCARLAADFRTQFASDIVIDLVTYRRHGHNEGDEPAFTQPTMYKAIAARETTRALYAKRLVRERVVTQEEADRTLSDFFTRMDREYEAAKSYTPRREDWLDCRQDPTRLSDTPLREQPVTGISAKTLKSIGAVLTRVPDGFSMHPRLKRFFDARRKAFESGEGFDWATGEALAFGSLLLEGHPVRLSGEDCQRGTFSQRHAVLIDQLNQEEYVSLNHIGGEQARIEIYNSLLSEFGVLGFEYGYTLAAPDSLVLWEAQFGDFANGAQVIIDQFIASGEVKWLRSSGLVLLLPHGYEGQGPEHSSARIERYLQLCAENNLRVCVPSTPANYFHALRRQIIRPCRKPLIVFTPKSLLRHKNVVSSAADFSARQRFRTVIKDEPRDVKAADVKRVILCSGKIYYDLAAYRDENEVKDAVLVRVEQLYPFPTNRLAEALAPYPHARIVWCQEESQNSGAWHFVDRYIESAANGVGYNAPRPIYNGRLPSASPATGLLKEHERQQKELVASAFSAPIDG; translated from the coding sequence ATGGGTAGGGATGGGTTTATACCCGATGCGCTTAATGGTGCGAATGCATCCTATCTTGCGGATTTACATAATCGCTGGCTGACAGATCCCGCGAGTGTCGATCCTTCCTTCGTCCCCCTCTTCGGCGCTTTGGCGGGCGGCAAGGCTGAAAATATTGCCAAGGATCATGGCGACGCCGCACCATCCATGGCGCGTCCCGCCCGTGCGGATACGTTGTGGGATGCTCTGCCGGACTGGGCAGAGAAGCCCTCCCTTCTGGATGAGGAAGTCGTGAAAGCGCGGGAAGCTGCCCCGGCTTCACCCGATGGTGCGCTTATCAGCGCCGCCCGGGACAGTATCCGCGCGATGGAGCTGATTCGCGCCTATCGTGTTCGTGGGCACTTCCAGGCGGTTCTTGACCCGCTCAATCTGAAAACAGCCCCCATCCATGCTGATCTTGATCCCGCCTCATACGGGTTTACGGCGGCCGAGATGGAGCGGCCGATTTATCTCGGGCATTTCGCGGAAGATCTCCTGCCGGACACGCCTGCGCCCACCATGCATGTCCTCCTCGCCGCCTTGCGTGAGACTTATTGCGGGCCGATCGGGTTTGAATATATGCATATTCAGGACCCTGAGAAACGCCAATGGTTGCAGAGCCGCATTGAGGCGGATAACTGGCGTCATCTCTTCAGTGCTGCACAAAAGCAGGAAATATTATCCCAGCTCACCGCCGCTGAGGGGTTCGAAAGCTTTTGCCACCGACGATATAGCGGCACGAAGCGTTTCGGGCTGGAAGGGAGTGAAGTCACAATTCCGGTCCTGCATGGTTTGATGGCCCGCGCCTCTATTCATGGCACGCGCTCCGTCTCATTGGGGATGGCGCATCGTGGTCGCCTCAATGTCATGGCGAATGTCGTGCAAAAGCCGTTTGCGGCCATCTTCTCGGAATTTGCGGGCGGGTCATTTAAACCGCAGGATGTGCAGGGTTCCGGCGATGTGAAATATCATCTCGGCACGGCGGCGACATTGCAGGTTCAAGGGCGCGATATGCGCGTCACACTCCTGCCGAACCCCTCACACCTTGAAGCGGTCAATCCGGTCGTTGTCGGACGCGTGCGCGCCTTGCAGGATCTCGATGGCTGTGTCGGGCGCGAAAGCCGCGTCGCCCATCTTGCCATTCAGATCCATGGCGATGCGGCCTTTGCCGGTCAGGGCGTTGTATATGAGACGATGGCCATGTCGGAGCTGGTCGGTTATCGCACGGGTGGCACTGTTCATCTCGTCATCAATAACCAGATCGGTTTTACGACGATGTCCGCCCATGCTTATTCGGGCCTTTATTGCACGGATATCGCCAAATCGGTGCAGGCGCCGATTTTGCACGTCAATGGGGATGAGCCGGAAGCAGCGGCTTACTGCGCCCGCCTCGCGGCGGATTTCCGCACGCAATTTGCCAGCGATATCGTGATTGACCTCGTGACCTACCGACGTCACGGCCATAATGAAGGTGATGAACCTGCCTTCACACAGCCGACCATGTATAAGGCGATTGCCGCGCGTGAAACGACGCGGGCACTCTACGCGAAGCGCCTCGTGCGTGAGCGCGTCGTCACGCAGGAAGAAGCCGACCGTACTTTGTCCGACTTCTTCACGAGGATGGATCGGGAATATGAAGCGGCGAAAAGTTACACACCCCGTCGGGAAGATTGGCTCGATTGCCGTCAGGACCCGACGCGCCTCTCCGACACGCCGTTGCGGGAGCAACCTGTCACCGGGATTTCCGCCAAAACGCTGAAATCAATCGGCGCGGTCCTGACGCGTGTGCCGGACGGGTTTTCAATGCATCCGCGTCTCAAGCGCTTCTTCGACGCGCGCCGTAAGGCTTTTGAAAGTGGTGAGGGTTTCGATTGGGCCACGGGGGAAGCCCTGGCATTCGGCTCTCTCCTGCTGGAAGGCCATCCTGTACGACTCTCGGGAGAGGATTGCCAGCGCGGCACATTCAGCCAGCGTCACGCTGTGCTGATCGACCAGCTCAATCAAGAGGAATATGTTTCCCTCAACCATATCGGGGGCGAGCAGGCGCGCATCGAAATCTATAATTCCCTCTTGTCCGAATTCGGCGTGCTGGGCTTTGAATATGGCTACACTTTGGCGGCGCCGGACTCGCTTGTCCTGTGGGAGGCGCAGTTCGGGGATTTCGCCAACGGGGCACAGGTTATTATTGACCAGTTCATCGCCTCGGGTGAGGTCAAATGGCTGCGCAGCTCCGGGCTGGTGCTGCTTTTGCCGCATGGCTATGAGGGGCAGGGGCCGGAACATTCATCGGCGCGGATTGAAAGATATCTTCAACTCTGCGCTGAAAATAATCTGCGCGTCTGCGTGCCCTCCACGCCGGCCAATTACTTCCATGCGCTGCGGCGGCAGATCATCCGGCCATGCCGCAAGCCGCTGATCGTCTTCACGCCGAAATCCCTTTTGCGGCATAAAAATGTCGTTTCCTCTGCGGCCGATTTCTCAGCGCGCCAGCGTTTCAGGACGGTCATCAAGGATGAGCCGCGCGATGTTAAGGCTGCGGACGTCAAACGCGTCATTCTCTGTAGTGGGAAAATTTATTACGACCTCGCCGCTTATCGGGATGAAAATGAGGTCAAGGACGCGGTGCTGGTGCGCGTTGAGCAGCTTTACCCCTTCCCCACAAACAGGCTGGCGGAAGCGCTCGCGCCATACCCCCATGCGCGCATCGTCTGGTGTCAGGAAGAGTCGCAGAATAGTGGCGCCTGGCACTTCGTTGATCGCTACATTGAGTCGGCAGCAAATGGTGTCGGGTATAATGCGCCGCGCCCCATTTATAACGGGCGTCTCCCCAGTGCCTCTCCGGCGACAGGGTTATTGAAGGAGCATGAGCGCCAGCAGAAGGAACTCGTTGCGAGCGCCTTCTCCGCGCCGATTGATGGATGA
- a CDS encoding alpha/beta hydrolase: MIRLVSKLLALTAAFYAAIIGYFYMKQSTFVFPASHDALSDPVAVGPDFRQDKLVTSDGLELAAWYHPPRDHGPVILYFHGNAGTLVRRSDRFATFAKMGYGVFAPEYRGYATNPGKPSEVKLASDAVSAYGHLREKGVKSANIVVVGESLGTYLATYVAAHCPVGALTLDSPFTSVADVGAERFPFLPVRTLITDRMETQGLIGRVNAPLLVMYSVQDRTVPPSQAQQVFRSANGSKHLFVARRGGHSSVLENGGFDAMKNFIAALNP, translated from the coding sequence ATGATCAGACTCGTCTCAAAACTTCTTGCCCTGACGGCCGCTTTTTACGCGGCCATCATCGGGTATTTCTACATGAAGCAGAGCACATTTGTTTTTCCAGCCTCCCATGATGCTTTGTCGGACCCGGTGGCTGTCGGCCCGGATTTCCGGCAGGATAAGCTCGTGACCTCTGATGGGCTGGAACTTGCAGCCTGGTATCACCCACCGCGTGACCATGGGCCGGTCATACTTTATTTTCACGGTAATGCCGGGACGTTGGTCAGGCGCTCAGACCGTTTTGCGACTTTCGCGAAAATGGGATACGGCGTCTTCGCGCCGGAATATCGCGGTTACGCCACAAATCCGGGCAAACCTTCCGAGGTCAAACTCGCCTCTGACGCGGTCTCCGCCTATGGCCACCTTCGGGAGAAGGGCGTCAAATCCGCGAATATCGTGGTTGTCGGAGAATCTCTGGGCACTTATCTCGCCACGTATGTCGCCGCGCACTGCCCGGTCGGCGCATTAACGCTCGACTCGCCTTTTACCAGTGTGGCGGATGTCGGGGCGGAGCGCTTTCCCTTTCTGCCCGTGCGCACACTCATCACGGACCGCATGGAAACGCAGGGCCTGATCGGGCGTGTCAATGCGCCGCTTCTGGTAATGTACAGCGTGCAGGACAGGACAGTGCCGCCATCGCAGGCTCAACAGGTTTTCAGGTCCGCCAACGGGTCAAAACATCTTTTTGTCGCGCGCAGGGGCGGCCACTCCTCCGTATTGGAAAATGGCGGTTTCGACGCGATGAAAAATTTCATCGCCGCGCTGAACCCGTGA
- the hemH gene encoding ferrochelatase, with the protein METLARLEDDFPPTHRVGLLLINLGTPDGTGYFAVRRYLREFLSDRRVIEAPAAIWQPLLHGIILPRRPFKSGAAYKRIWDKAQDASPLRVISAAQVQKVAARLGPDVAVSGAMRYGTPSISQGVDALLKAGCVRIVAFPLYPQYSAATTATANDHLFRTLMKRRHQPAISTIPAFPDHPLYIKALASSLRAHLATLSYEPERIVISFHGMPQKCIAQGDPYAAHCERTAHALRAEMGAAADFMPMTFQSRFGPMAWLQPYTAPYVEALARQNVRRITVITPGFLADCLETLDEIGNELRHQFLQAGGQDFSVVPCLNADEEAISLITSLARPAIESFSN; encoded by the coding sequence ATGGAGACATTAGCGCGACTTGAAGACGATTTTCCACCGACCCATCGCGTCGGGTTGCTGCTCATCAATCTCGGCACACCTGATGGGACAGGATATTTTGCCGTCAGGCGCTATCTGCGTGAATTTCTCTCCGATCGCCGCGTGATCGAGGCGCCAGCGGCCATCTGGCAACCTTTGCTCCATGGCATCATCCTGCCGCGACGGCCCTTCAAAAGTGGCGCGGCCTATAAACGCATCTGGGACAAGGCGCAGGATGCAAGCCCGCTGCGTGTCATCAGCGCCGCGCAGGTGCAGAAGGTCGCGGCAAGATTGGGGCCGGATGTCGCCGTTTCAGGCGCCATGCGCTATGGCACACCATCGATAAGCCAGGGCGTCGACGCCCTCCTGAAGGCCGGGTGCGTGCGTATTGTCGCTTTCCCGCTTTATCCGCAATATAGCGCCGCCACGACGGCAACCGCGAATGATCACCTTTTCCGCACGCTCATGAAGCGGCGACATCAGCCCGCCATCAGCACAATTCCGGCTTTTCCCGATCATCCTCTTTACATCAAGGCCCTTGCATCAAGCCTGCGCGCGCACCTCGCGACCCTTTCCTACGAACCGGAGCGCATTGTGATCTCGTTTCACGGTATGCCGCAAAAATGCATCGCGCAGGGTGATCCTTATGCCGCGCATTGTGAACGCACGGCACACGCCTTGCGGGCGGAGATGGGCGCGGCGGCGGATTTCATGCCCATGACGTTTCAATCGCGCTTCGGGCCGATGGCGTGGCTTCAACCTTATACAGCGCCGTACGTTGAGGCCCTTGCACGACAGAATGTGCGCCGAATCACCGTCATCACTCCCGGCTTTCTTGCGGATTGCCTGGAGACGCTTGACGAAATCGGCAATGAACTCCGCCATCAATTTCTTCAGGCCGGAGGGCAGGATTTCAGCGTGGTGCCATGTCTCAATGCGGATGAAGAGGCGATATCCCTCATCACTTCCCTAGCCCGACCGGCGATTGAAAGCTTCTCAAACTGA
- the lpdA gene encoding dihydrolipoyl dehydrogenase, translating to MARVQEKGTEADVKKPSATTPGLHEEFDVTVIGAGPGGYICAVRAAQLGLKVLCVDKRKEAGGTCLNVGCIPSKALLHATERLVEARDLFPRMGIQCGEVKADLAAMMANKDRIVSETVKGVAFLFKKYQVTFRTGHASIKSPDCIVLDGEEVRTKRIVIATGSAPATLGGIEIDEKQIVTSTGALKLPHVPRHLIIVGAGVIGLELGSVWRRLGADVTIVEFADHIAPGFDRDMSKQLARSLQKLGINFRLNTKVTQVDKRADGLTVRVSPSDATGAEGEEALSCDTLLVATGRRPVTEGLGLEALDIKRDQRGHIIIDENFNTSCPGIYAIGDVVPGPMLAHKAEEEGYALANHLAGHPHHIRRDLIPGVIYTHPEVAMVGATEESLKAQNATYRVGTYPFMANGRARANCDTEGSVKILTCERTDTLLGIHIIGPSAGELIAEPALAMNFGASAEDIALSCHAHPTLSEAVKEAALAAFDRPLNL from the coding sequence ATGGCGCGCGTTCAGGAAAAAGGCACCGAAGCGGACGTCAAAAAACCGTCCGCGACCACCCCGGGCCTTCATGAGGAATTTGATGTTACTGTGATTGGCGCGGGGCCGGGTGGATATATCTGCGCCGTCCGTGCCGCGCAGCTCGGCCTCAAAGTATTATGCGTGGATAAACGCAAGGAGGCAGGCGGGACATGCCTCAATGTCGGGTGCATTCCCTCCAAAGCGCTGCTCCACGCGACGGAACGCCTTGTTGAAGCGCGCGATCTTTTCCCCAGAATGGGCATTCAATGTGGCGAGGTCAAAGCTGATCTCGCCGCGATGATGGCGAATAAGGACCGCATCGTTTCGGAAACCGTCAAAGGCGTCGCTTTCCTGTTCAAGAAATATCAGGTGACGTTCCGGACCGGCCACGCCTCCATCAAATCGCCGGATTGCATTGTCCTTGACGGGGAGGAGGTTCGCACAAAGCGGATCGTGATCGCCACGGGTAGTGCGCCCGCCACGCTTGGCGGCATTGAGATTGATGAGAAACAGATCGTCACCTCCACGGGCGCGCTGAAGCTCCCTCACGTGCCACGTCACCTCATTATCGTTGGCGCAGGCGTGATCGGGCTGGAACTGGGCAGTGTGTGGCGCCGTCTCGGCGCGGACGTCACCATCGTCGAATTTGCGGATCATATCGCGCCGGGTTTTGACCGGGATATGTCCAAGCAACTGGCGCGCAGCCTGCAAAAGCTCGGCATTAATTTCCGCCTCAATACCAAGGTCACGCAGGTGGATAAACGCGCGGATGGGCTTACCGTCCGCGTCAGCCCTTCAGACGCCACGGGCGCGGAGGGGGAGGAGGCGCTCTCATGCGACACGCTGCTCGTCGCGACGGGTCGTCGGCCCGTCACCGAGGGACTCGGCCTTGAGGCGTTGGATATCAAGCGTGATCAACGCGGGCACATCATTATTGACGAGAATTTCAACACATCCTGCCCCGGCATTTACGCCATCGGCGATGTTGTCCCTGGCCCCATGCTGGCTCATAAGGCGGAGGAAGAAGGTTACGCCCTGGCCAACCATCTGGCCGGTCATCCCCACCATATCCGGCGCGACCTGATCCCGGGCGTGATCTATACGCACCCGGAAGTCGCCATGGTTGGCGCGACAGAGGAAAGTTTAAAAGCGCAGAACGCCACTTATCGCGTCGGGACTTATCCATTTATGGCGAATGGCCGTGCGCGCGCCAATTGCGACACGGAGGGCAGTGTCAAAATCCTGACATGTGAGCGGACAGACACATTGCTCGGCATCCACATTATCGGCCCGTCTGCGGGCGAACTCATTGCGGAACCGGCTTTGGCCATGAATTTCGGGGCCAGCGCCGAGGATATCGCCCTCTCCTGCCACGCGCACCCGACTTTGTCGGAAGCGGTGAAGGAAGCCGCCCTCGCCGCTTTTGATCGCCCTCTGAACCTGTAG
- the odhB gene encoding 2-oxoglutarate dehydrogenase complex dihydrolipoyllysine-residue succinyltransferase produces the protein MTVEIRVPVLGESVVSATVTRWLKQPGDTVMRDEPIAELETDKISIDVPAPCGGVLKTVSVAAGDDVQVGAILGHMEGQDGLSLSPRSQQAQNGTEKASTAHAAPPSHSESTGDAGRPPAGKAPLPAAEKMMKAHDVAAEAVDTGTGKDGRITKADVISHLDKTQGQISPAQSSNAVPQAASLPRAEAVSRPVEIDVTPVRDPVMGREERVPMSRLRQTIARRLKDAQNTAAILTTFNEIDMSVARDLRDTYRGTFEKKHGVKLGYMSFFARAVIKALETFPVLNAEIVGNDIIYRQDINLGIAVGSKRGLVVPVIRHANELGFAELERKIKDYGQRARDGNLKLHELAEGTFTITNGGVFGSLLSTPILNTPQSGILGMHVIQDRPIAVNGQVVIRPMMNVALSYDHRIVDGREAVSFLVRVKELVEDPHCLLLDI, from the coding sequence ATGACGGTGGAAATCAGGGTTCCGGTCTTGGGAGAGAGCGTCGTTTCCGCGACTGTCACGCGGTGGCTCAAACAACCCGGTGACACCGTCATGCGTGACGAACCGATTGCTGAGCTGGAAACGGACAAGATCAGCATTGACGTGCCTGCGCCTTGCGGCGGCGTCCTTAAAACCGTCAGCGTTGCAGCCGGCGATGATGTGCAGGTCGGCGCCATACTGGGCCATATGGAAGGGCAGGACGGGCTGAGCCTCTCGCCGCGCTCGCAGCAGGCGCAAAACGGCACGGAAAAAGCGTCAACGGCTCATGCTGCGCCGCCATCGCATTCTGAATCGACCGGTGACGCAGGGCGCCCTCCGGCGGGCAAAGCCCCCCTCCCGGCGGCTGAGAAAATGATGAAAGCCCATGACGTTGCGGCCGAGGCTGTGGATACAGGCACTGGCAAAGATGGCCGTATCACCAAAGCGGACGTCATATCCCATCTGGACAAGACACAAGGGCAGATTTCGCCCGCGCAGTCATCGAACGCTGTGCCGCAGGCAGCGTCTCTGCCGCGCGCTGAGGCTGTTTCGAGACCCGTTGAAATCGACGTCACGCCCGTCAGAGACCCGGTGATGGGCCGCGAGGAGCGCGTGCCAATGAGTCGGCTGCGCCAGACCATCGCACGCCGCTTGAAAGACGCGCAGAATACCGCCGCGATATTGACAACTTTCAATGAAATCGACATGAGCGTCGCGCGTGACCTTCGTGACACTTACCGTGGAACATTTGAGAAGAAGCACGGCGTCAAACTGGGTTATATGTCGTTCTTCGCACGTGCGGTGATCAAGGCGCTTGAAACCTTCCCGGTCTTGAATGCCGAGATCGTGGGTAACGACATTATCTACCGTCAGGATATTAATCTCGGGATTGCGGTCGGGAGTAAACGCGGCCTGGTTGTGCCGGTGATCCGCCATGCCAATGAGCTTGGCTTTGCCGAGCTTGAACGCAAAATTAAGGATTACGGCCAGAGGGCGCGCGACGGTAATCTCAAACTTCATGAATTGGCGGAGGGCACATTCACCATCACAAATGGTGGCGTTTTCGGCTCCCTCCTCTCCACGCCAATCCTCAACACCCCGCAATCGGGCATTCTTGGTATGCACGTCATTCAGGACCGCCCCATCGCCGTCAACGGGCAGGTTGTCATCCGGCCCATGATGAATGTCGCACTCTCTTATGATCATCGCATCGTTGACGGGCGTGAGGCGGTGAGTTTCCTCGTGCGGGTCAAGGAGCTGGTTGAGGATCCGCATTGTCTGTTGCTGGATATCTGA
- a CDS encoding glycosyltransferase family 2 protein, with protein sequence MKQTVAAVRRHTQAEHHLVVVDDGSIDETAATLRALDCDFILGGHRGIAWNKNRALYYLKVMQSCHVIILLEDDTFPTADGWETSWIEAGRKLGHANIYLPDVSGEKIICGAGTGADPFVATNVSGQCAVFHQQALDHVGYMDSRFTGYGYEHVEHTHRMIETGFGGLIKDEGEARLHCSFLIQSPLEVTEQRTELPEEEIARSGRIWAQIRHDPLFRVAWRNDAERAVFLAEMYAARDYQRAETAIPFWHRWVIGTDQEFLLRYDEAALMIETSEEPPENPVIAFCDGRRLHFMLKSAEGLVFLVPSLEGDLNFTPQSTPTPGVELTIGRGHRRAVTIWREGLPLTYQEGDGARLVMATGQEDHGAFIFLRYDHIAPKATS encoded by the coding sequence ATGAAACAAACAGTGGCGGCCGTGCGCCGACACACGCAGGCGGAGCACCATCTGGTCGTTGTGGATGACGGCTCCATTGACGAGACCGCCGCAACATTGCGCGCACTTGATTGCGATTTCATCCTTGGTGGCCATCGCGGCATCGCCTGGAACAAAAATCGTGCGCTCTATTACCTGAAAGTCATGCAATCCTGTCACGTCATCATCCTGCTGGAAGATGATACTTTCCCGACAGCGGATGGTTGGGAAACTTCATGGATTGAGGCGGGCCGGAAGCTGGGACACGCAAATATCTACCTTCCGGACGTTTCGGGGGAGAAAATCATCTGCGGCGCGGGCACAGGCGCGGACCCTTTTGTCGCGACGAATGTTTCCGGGCAATGCGCCGTATTCCATCAACAGGCGCTCGATCATGTCGGCTACATGGACTCACGCTTTACGGGTTACGGATATGAACATGTTGAGCACACGCATCGCATGATCGAAACCGGATTTGGCGGCCTTATCAAAGATGAGGGTGAGGCACGTCTTCACTGCTCCTTCCTCATCCAATCTCCGCTTGAAGTGACGGAGCAGCGTACCGAACTGCCGGAGGAGGAAATCGCCCGAAGTGGCAGGATCTGGGCTCAGATCCGACATGACCCGCTTTTTCGCGTCGCGTGGCGGAATGATGCCGAACGCGCCGTGTTCCTCGCAGAGATGTACGCCGCCCGCGATTATCAGCGTGCAGAGACCGCCATCCCCTTCTGGCATCGCTGGGTGATCGGGACAGATCAGGAATTTCTCCTGCGATATGATGAAGCAGCGCTGATGATTGAGACATCTGAGGAACCGCCGGAAAACCCTGTCATCGCATTCTGCGACGGGCGGCGCCTCCATTTTATGCTCAAATCGGCGGAGGGGCTGGTATTTCTCGTGCCGTCCCTGGAGGGCGATCTGAATTTTACGCCGCAATCGACACCAACGCCCGGCGTGGAGCTGACAATTGGCCGCGGGCATCGCCGCGCCGTGACAATATGGCGCGAAGGTCTTCCGCTCACTTATCAGGAGGGTGACGGCGCCCGGCTTGTCATGGCCACCGGGCAAGAGGATCACGGCGCTTTCATATTTCTGCGTTATGACCACATAGCCCCGAAAGCGACGTCGTGA
- a CDS encoding aspartate-semialdehyde dehydrogenase — MTYKVAVVGATGAVGRELLRILAERDFPASEVAALASARSAGQKVSFGDKKILTVQNLETFDFTDWDIALFSPGAAISALHAPRAAAAGCIVIDNTSHFRMEPDVPLVVPEVNPEALRKARRNIIANPNCSTAQLVLALKPLHDLFRIQRVVVSTYQAVSGAGKEGMDELFAQTKGSFVGDAPRISQFTKQIAFNVIPHIDKFMPDGATKEEWKMAVETRKILDPDIRLTATCVRVPVFIGHSEAVNIAFESKIDLKAAREALRAAPGIILRDEREDGGYVTPIECVGEDATYISRLRIDETVENGLALWCVSDNLRKGAALNAVQIAETLISMGLVHHS, encoded by the coding sequence ATGACATATAAAGTCGCGGTCGTCGGTGCGACCGGCGCGGTCGGGCGGGAATTGCTTCGTATCCTCGCTGAGCGCGATTTTCCGGCGTCGGAAGTCGCCGCACTCGCCTCCGCGCGCTCCGCGGGGCAGAAAGTCTCATTCGGGGATAAAAAGATCCTCACCGTTCAAAACCTTGAAACGTTCGACTTTACCGATTGGGATATCGCGCTCTTCTCCCCCGGCGCCGCCATCTCCGCCCTTCATGCCCCGCGCGCGGCGGCGGCTGGCTGCATCGTGATCGACAACACGTCACATTTCCGCATGGAGCCGGATGTGCCGCTGGTCGTGCCCGAGGTGAATCCCGAGGCACTCAGGAAAGCCCGCCGCAACATCATCGCAAACCCGAATTGCTCGACAGCCCAGTTGGTGCTCGCGCTGAAACCGCTGCATGATCTGTTCAGAATTCAACGCGTCGTCGTCTCGACCTACCAGGCTGTGTCCGGCGCGGGCAAGGAAGGAATGGATGAGCTGTTCGCGCAGACCAAAGGCAGCTTTGTCGGCGACGCACCGCGCATCAGCCAGTTCACGAAGCAGATCGCCTTCAATGTCATCCCACATATTGATAAATTCATGCCGGATGGCGCGACGAAGGAAGAATGGAAAATGGCGGTCGAGACGCGCAAAATTCTCGACCCGGATATCCGGTTGACGGCGACCTGCGTGCGCGTGCCGGTATTTATCGGCCATTCTGAAGCGGTGAATATCGCGTTCGAAAGTAAAATCGATCTTAAAGCCGCGCGGGAGGCCCTGCGCGCCGCTCCCGGGATTATCCTCCGTGATGAGCGGGAGGATGGCGGTTACGTCACGCCGATTGAATGTGTGGGGGAGGACGCGACTTATATTTCGCGCCTTCGTATCGATGAGACGGTTGAAAACGGGCTGGCGCTCTGGTGCGTCTCAGATAATCTGCGGAAAGGCGCGGCCTTGAATGCCGTTCAGATTGCTGAAACCCTCATATCGATGGGTCTTGTGCACCATTCATGA